The region CCGTATCGGCATGAAGGAGTTCCCGCCCCGATTGGCCCTTCACCTCCACACCCGTCGCCCGTCCGTTCTCGATGCAAATGCGAGTGACGACCGTGTTCGTCGCAAGGGTCAGCCTCGGATTCGACAATACAGGCTGAAGGAACGCGTCGACCGCGCTGCACCGCCGACGCGTCCGCCAGTCGATCGTATGCTGCATGAAGCCGACACCCGCCTGACCAATCCCATTGAAATCGGAGTTGTACGGTACCCCCTTCTCCTGCATCGCCTGCACGAAAGCCCGGCTCATCGCGGAGTGCTGCCCCAGATGGGACACCTTCAAGGGGCCATCGGTCCCATGGTAGGGTTTGCCCAGGTGATCGTTGCCCTCCTGCTTGATGAAGTAAGGCAGGAGATCCCTGTAGCTCCACCCTGCCCCGCCGAGAGCCGCGTCCCAGGCATCGTAATCTTTCGCCTGTCCGCGAATGTAGACCATGGCGTTGACCGCGCTGCCCCCGCCGAGAACTCTGGCCTGCGGCACAATGGGAGCGCGACCGCCGAGTTGCGGCTGCGGCACGACCTTGTGCATCGTGAGGTAGGTCTCCTGCGCAAGGAACTTCATGTAGCCCGCGGGCATCGCAAGGATACGGCTTGTCCTGCGCGGCCCAGCCTCGATCAGCAGGACCCGCGCGCCGTGTTCTGCAACCAAGCGGCTGGCGACGATACAGCCGGCGCTCCCTCCACCGACGACGATATAGTCGAACCGCTTCGAGGCCATGACCGCTCTCGCTGGAAGCTCAGCTCGCCTTGCGGGTCGGTAATCGACGCAGGTTGGCCAAGGGGTGACGCTGGATGCGCTCGATCGAGAGACCCTCGGCATCGAACAGATGGCAGGTGGCCGGATCGAGCTTGATGGCAACGCGCTCATGCACACCTGTTGGAACCTCGCCATCTGCCTGGACAATCACCATGGGGCCATCCTGCAGTTGCGTATAGAGAAATGTCTCGCCGCCCAGTCTCTCCACGACCATGACCTCGCCGGCCAGTTCGCCTTCTCCGGCCAAGTGCATATGCTCGGGCCGGACGCCGAGCGTCACCGCATCACCCACCCTTTGGCGGCCGGGACGAACCGGGATCCGGAAGCTGACCCCATGAGCCAGCTGAATGGTGGTTCCGGTCTCGTCGATTGAGGTCACTTTAGCAGGCAGGAAGTTCATTTTCGGACTGCCGATGAAGCCTGCCACGAATAAATTACGAGGATGATGATAGAGTTCGAGCGGAGTACCCGCCTGCTCGATGATGCCTGCCTGAAGCACCACGATCTTGTCGGCCATCGTCATGGCCTCGACCTGATCGTGCGTTACATAGATCATGGTCGCAGCCAATTGGTCATGAAGCCGGGCAAGCTCGATGCGCATCTGAACGCGCAGGGCGGCGTCGAGATTGGACAACGGCTCGTCGAACAGGAAGACCTTGGGCTTACGCACGATGGCTCGTCCTATGGCCACACGCTGCCTCTGGCCGCCGGAGAGTTCCTTGGGCTTGCGGTCGAGCAATGCATCGAGATGCAGGATGCGCGCGGCCTCGGCCACTTTGGCGTGTCGCTCCTCCTTCGAAACGCCTGCGAGCCGCAGGGAAAAGCCCATGTTATCGGCGACGGACATGTGAGGATAGAGCGCATACGACTGGAACACCATGGCCAATCCGCGCTCCGACGGCGGAACATCGTTCACGCGTTGCCCATCGATCATCAGATCGCCGGCGGTGATCTCCTCTAACCCAGCGATCATCCGCAGGAGCGTGGACTTCCCGCAACCGGA is a window of Microvirga lotononidis DNA encoding:
- a CDS encoding ABC transporter ATP-binding protein translates to MATVTLKDIQKNYGAVQVIKGVNLSIDDREFCVFVGPSGCGKSTLLRMIAGLEEITAGDLMIDGQRVNDVPPSERGLAMVFQSYALYPHMSVADNMGFSLRLAGVSKEERHAKVAEAARILHLDALLDRKPKELSGGQRQRVAIGRAIVRKPKVFLFDEPLSNLDAALRVQMRIELARLHDQLAATMIYVTHDQVEAMTMADKIVVLQAGIIEQAGTPLELYHHPRNLFVAGFIGSPKMNFLPAKVTSIDETGTTIQLAHGVSFRIPVRPGRQRVGDAVTLGVRPEHMHLAGEGELAGEVMVVERLGGETFLYTQLQDGPMVIVQADGEVPTGVHERVAIKLDPATCHLFDAEGLSIERIQRHPLANLRRLPTRKAS